A genomic region of Papaver somniferum cultivar HN1 chromosome 7, ASM357369v1, whole genome shotgun sequence contains the following coding sequences:
- the LOC113292746 gene encoding uncharacterized protein LOC113292746, producing MKTKEPGKAKEIVMENEEQREEDEVLVIDDSNIQTLKELKIAPLGKILDRRGKKAGDVIASDSARREGRKKVTGSGRRVRTARVNSSAQDGRQEGIEPSAPQVQEIIEPSAPQIQEDIQPSVQPEAREQEEGQPSGTQEEEEVVKKEIAKKGKHLFRQHLKYHSDAVRLLKPTAAPTKMMDCPLDGEYERFKTIIANSGLASAAENSMLEHDRVAISEFFERLYPENDTFHMPFGEIMITPDDVVQILRLADHGTAVKYEYTKLLRWEKLYELTN from the exons ATGAAAACTAAGGAACCCGGAAAGGCTAAAGAGATTGTAATGGAAAATGAGGAACAACGCGAAGAAGATGAAGTCCTTGTTATTGATGATTCTAATATCCAAACTCTCAAGGAACTTAAAATTGCACCATTAGGTaagatttt GGATAGACGAGGTAAGAAAGCTGGGGATGTAATTGCCTCAGATAGTGCAAGGAGAGAAGGTCGTAAGAAAGTGACAGGTAGTGGAAGGAGAGTAAGGACTGCTAGAGTAAATTCAAGTGCTCAAGATGGAAGACAAGAAGGTATAGAACCAAGTGCTCCGCAAGTTCAAGAAATTATTGAACCAAGTGCTCCACAAATACAGGAAGATATTCAACCAAGTGTTCAACCTGAAGCTAGAGaacaagaagaaggacaacctaGCGGTacgcaagaagaagaagaagttgtaaaGAAGGAAATCGCTAAGAAAGGAAAACACCTTTTCCGACAACATTTGAAG tatcattcTGATGCGGTTCGTCTACTCAAAcccaccgccgcaccaacaaaaatgatgGATTGTCCTTTAGACGGTGAAtatgaaaggttcaagacaattatagccaactcggggttagctagtGCTGCCGAGAATTCAATGTTGGAACATGACCGGGTGGCTATATCGGAGTTTTTTGAGAGGTTGTATCCTGAGAACGACACCTTCCATATGCCTTTTGGTGAAATTATGATTACCccagatgatgttgtgcagattcttagaCTGGCTGACCATGGCACAGCTGTTAAGTATGAGTACACAAAGCTGTTAAGGTGGGAAAAACTTTATGAGCTAACTAATTAG